The sequence CTTGGCACCCAACGCCCATTCTACGGGGTGCAGGCCTTTGGTTTGGAATATCCCGAAATGCCACTTGACAATATTAAGGTTATGGCGCAACGCTATCTCAGCGATATCCGTCAGGTTCAGCCGCAAGGGCCATATCTGCTTGGCGGTTGGTCGATGGGTGGCTCGATTGCCTTTGAAATTGCCAGCCAATTAGTGACTCAAGGCGAAACGGTTAGCTTGCTAGCCTTGATCGACACGCCCGCCAAACTAACTGGCACATCACCAGCAACATTAACCGATTTGGAGCTGTTGATCGCCATGCTTGGGGTCGATGCCAACATTTTAGGGATCGATGATCCCAAGGCTGAGGCCAGCGAAGCAGTTTGGAACGAATTGCTGAGCATTATCAAGCAACATCTTGGCTTGCCCGAAAGCTACACCTTACAGCGTTTGCGTCACCTTGTCAGCACTTTCCGCACCCACTCGCAAGCAGTTTGGAATTATCAGCCAGCTAACTATCCCAATGATGTGCTGGTTTTACGGGCCGCCGATTTGGCAGGCGAGCACGACGACCAACTGAACGAGGCCTATCGCATGGCCGATTTAGGCTGGAGCCAGTTTGTCTCAGGCCAAATTCAAGTCCAAACCATTCCAGGCACCCACAACACCCTGTTGAACGAACCATCGTTGCCAATCTTGGCTAGTCATCTCGCAGTAGCGTTACACAACGTTGCGGCAAATCCATCGTTGACACCATCACACCATGAAGGATCAAATGAAATCGCCATTATGGATTGAGTGGTTGCGCAAGCAACCTAACGCCGCTCTGCGGCTCTTTTGTTTTCACTATGCTGGGGGCACGGCACAACGTGCCCACCAGTGGACTCAACAGCTCGCAGCGGATGTAGAAATTTGTGCTGTCGAACTGCCTGGCCGTGGCAAACGCTTCATGGAGCCAGCTTATACACGCATTGAGCACGTGCTTGATGATTTGATTCCAGCAATCAAACCGTTGCTGGAAGAAAAACCATTCGCCTTTTTTGGCCATAGCATGGGTGCTTTGGTCAGCTACGAACTTAGTCGGCGCTTGCAGCGGGATCATCAACTCCAGCCGCAAGTGCTCTTGGTTTCGGGCCATGCTGCGCCGCATATTCCACGCCAAAGCGTGATTCATCAATTGCCGCATCAGCAATTTTGGGATCGCTTGATTCAGCTCAATGGCACGCCCAAAGAGGTGTTGCAACACCCAGAATTGCTCGACTTGTTGACTCCGATTTTACGCGCCGATTTTGCCGTCTGCGAAACCTATGGGTACGACGACTCGCTTGTACTCGATTGCCCAATGGTCGTGTATGGCGGGCAAGATGATCCAAGTGTTGCCGCCGAGCAACTTGAATTATGGCGCAACCATACCAGCAATGATTGTTTAGTGCAGATTATGGCTGGCGATCATTTTTATTTACACAATCCATCGCAGCACGAGCTACAACAGCATGTCAACCAACAACTCCAACTTATGCTTAGTTCAGCCAATTCGGTAGGATAAGCTTTTAGCCCAGCGGAAGGTAGCGACCAGCATTGTTCACAGCGGAAATTCCGCCACCAAGCCTGAAAGGAACGCTCATGCGTGCATTATTTGTTCTCAATCCTGGAATAGGTCATTTAAACCCCATGTTGCCAGTCGCGCAAATTTTGCAAGAGGCTGGCCATGATCTTGCCTTTGCTACATCACCGAAGATGTTACCAAGCATCAATGCCAAAGGGTTTAACACCTTCGCTGCTGGCTTAAACTGGCTTTCCTCCGAAATGGATCAAACGTTTCCTGAAATTTTCGAGCTACCGTTTGCCGAGCAAGGCCAAGCAATTTTGGGCAGCATTTTTGCCGATGCCGCCGCCCACCCCATGGTTGCCGATTTGCTGAATATCTGCCAAACATGGCAACCAGATCTGATTGTGCGCAACGATTTTGAGTTTGGCAGTTGTGTGGCTGCTGAGATCTTGGGCATTCCCCAAGCGACGATCAGCATTAGCTATTTTCTTTCGGCGCATGCGCTCGAATCGTTGATTGGCGAAGAATTAGCCTATTTGCGCAGTACCTATGGCCTTGCCCCTTACCCAACCATGGATATGCTCTATCCGTCGTTATATTTAGCCTTTGCCCCGCCATCATTCCAGCCCAAGGAAATTCCAACTATGGAATCGTTGCGGCCATTGCGCTTTACGCGGTTTAGCGATGGCGATTTACCAGCGTGGGTCAGCCAATTACCTGATCGGCCAACCGTCTATGCCTCAATGAGTTCAGTTTTCGATACACCAACGATCTTCCCAATGATTCTTGAGGCATTGCGCGACGAGCCGATTAACCTGATTTTGACCGTCGGAACCAAGCAAGATCCGGCGCAGTTTGGCCCCCAACCTGCGAATGTTTATATCGAGCAATACATTCCTCAAGCATTGCTATTTCCCTATTGCGATTTATTTATAACGCACTGTCCATTTGCCACAATCATGGCGGCAATCAGCCATGGCATGCCATTGCTGATGATTCCTGTTGCAGGTGAGGAGCCTGCTGGAGCCATGCGAGCCGCCGAACTTGGTTTAGGCAAAGTTTTACGCTTGCCCAAGCAACCCAAAGAATTTTTCGACCAATGGGTTCCTGAATTTTCGGTTGAGTCGATTCGGGCCAGCGTGCGTGAGTTACTACAAACCACGCGTTATCGCAAGAATGCCCAACGTTTTCAGGCCGAAATTCAAGCCCTACCTGGCCCTGAACGAGTGATTGAGCTATTAACCAATTTGGCGCACAAACCGTAACGCCAAGTCGTTCAAAATAAGCAGCATTTTTTGCAAGGGAGATTATCAACCAATGGCGAACGAAGCAGCCCAGCTTTATCTTGATCTACTGAAGCGCTGTATTATGGGCTTGGTGTATGAAGATCAGCCCTTACGCAATATTGTGTATGAGCCATTCAGTATTAACGCGCCCTACACTGGCCCGTATAGCACCTTTGACCGCGAAAAACGGCTCAATGGCCATGAATGGCCCAGCCAAGCCCATACCATGCTCAGCATGCATCGGCTTAACAATATTCAAAGCTTGGTCACCGATATTCTCGAAAAACAAATTCCAGGCGATTTGATCGAAACGGGAGTTTGGCGCGGCGGGGCGACGATCTTTATGCGTGGCATTCTCAAAGCCTACAATTGCAACGATCGCACAGTTTGGGTCGCCGATTCGTTTCAAGGCTTCCCCAAAAACGAAGAGGAAGGCCTGCTCGGCGAAACCGAATCGCCTGGCTTGCCCCAAGATCAGCATGGCCCACCGCCCAAGCCCATCCAAGACATTCTCGATCTGCTTTGGAAAGGCACAGCTTACGATGATGTGCGCCAACATTTCGAGCAATACGGCCTACTTGATGATCAGGTTAAGTTTCTCAAGGGCTGGTTTTGCCATACCCTACATCAAGCCCCAATCGACAATTTGGCGCTTTTACGGCTTGATGGCGACTTATATGATTCAACCTATGATGCCTTAGAAGCCTTGTATCCTAAAGTTTCTCAAGGTGGATATGTGATTGTTGATGATTATGCAACCTTCGAAGAGTGCTACAACGCCGTGCATGATTATCTTGAATCAATTGGCGCAGAAGTAACCATGCAGCCAATTGATGAAGACTCAGTTTTTTGGCAAAAGCTGTAGTATGGCTCGTTTGTTAATCAACCTGAGCAGCCTTAGTGTGAAGGAGTCCAAGTGAACACCCGATTTTTAGGCATTCCCTCGGTGGTTTGGTCGATGTTGGCTTTAGTAATTGCGGCAATCTTTGTGTATGTCTGGCCAAGCGATAAAGTGCCAGGCGATACCACCAGCATTCGCTATTTGATTTTGCGCTGGGGCCATACGCTGGTTTGGATCTTGATTGCAGGCTTTATCTTTTTACGTAGCGTCGGAGCCTCAACCTTAGCCAGTTTGCTCGCAGCCTTAGCCGGCATCACCTATCTCGCCTTTATCGCAACCCTCGTGATGAACTAATCGATCACACGCTCACATAAAAAACGACCCAACCAAGTTGCTGGTTGGGTCGTTTTGATCAAGTATCAAGCGATAGAGCAACTATGGCAAACTTTTTTCATCTTCCAAAAATGAAATTAAACGGCCTTCAGCATCATACAACGAAGCATCATCATCATCGTTGTTGTTCCAAATTGGCCCTGTTGCAGTTGAAGTAATCGTGCGGGTTTCGCCAGCAGCCAAGCTACCACCCAAGGTTGTATGCAACTGATTGCCACGAATGCTACAGATTTTCCAGCCATCAATCGCCACTGGCGCATTGCTCACATTTTGAATCACAACAGTTTCGGCACCTTTATCCACGCTGACAATTCTCACTGGGAAATTGCTAGCGACGGTTGGATCAGCCTGACAATTATTAAATGATGGTGGTGGCGGTGCGGGAGTAGGCGTGACAATTGGCGTTGGGGTTGGCATTGGTTGCGGTATATTCCAGCGATTATCATAGACTTCTTTGCCCAACAATCCCAACAACACCTTAAATTGATCAGGATTGTTAGGATGCCACTCGAGCCGCGCACGCTCGAACCATTGGGTTTGTACCGTATCGCCATTAGCGTTGGTTTCCATATTAACGCCCGTCAAAGGCAAACCAAACAATTGCAACGAACGGGCATAGGTATCCAAGCCAGGAATTTTGAGACCATGCGATTGCCAGTAACTTTTGAAACCAAGCCCATTGGCCTGATCACAAACGTTATGGCCAGTTTCTTCAAACCATAAACAACCTGCTTGTGGCCCAGCCTCGCGTGGGTCAGCCTCGCGGGCAAGTTGTTGCAAGCGTTCTTTGCCCAATAAACCAAGCAGCACCTCGTAAGCCGTGCCAGCATTCTCAGGGTGTACCTCGAAACGATTACGTTCGAGCCATTGGGTATGGTAGCTCATGCCAGTATCAGGGTTTGCTTCAGCTTTAGCAGCAGCAATTGGGTAACCAAATACTGGCAGGCCGCCATTATCTTCCCAATAATCGCTGAACGGTTCTTCCAAACAGTAGGGGTTGCTCACTTCGACAAAGCACAAATTATGAGCAGCAGCAGTTCGCGGCAAGAAACCAACAAGCAGCAACAGCCAAATCCAACGGCGCATAGCAGATCCTCGGCTAAAAAACTCCGTTGCTAGTATACCAAACCTCAAGCTTTTTGAGCGATTAAATGCAACAAGCCTGCTGATCGATGTGATCAACAGGCTTGTGGTTGGTGCCGAGGGCGGGAGTCGAACCCGCACCCCCTTGCGAGGAGAGATGTTTAAGACCTCAGCGTCTGCCATTCCGCCACCTCGGCGCAACGAGCGGTATTATAGCGCATATTAGATTTTTTGGCAAATTAGTTGGTCATTTATTGATATAATATATCAGTAAAATTAATTTAGGATGAGGTATTGGCATGAGCCTTGAGCATAGGATCTATACGCTGCGTGAAGCCACCACCGCCGATTTAGCTGGCGCACGCCAGTTGATGTTGCGCACATTTGAGCACGATTTTGGCTATGGCTATATCACCAAATGGCATGCTGATGTTGATAATTTAGCCGAAGCCTATTTGGATAATCCCCGCCAAGTGTTGTTTGTGGCGGTCGTCGGCGCGAGCAACGAGGTTGTCGGCACATGCGCCGTGCGAACTGGCGGCCCTAAGCCACCCTACAAACCAGAATGGTTGGTCGAACGCTATAGCAATGCCGCAACCGCCCAACTTGTGCGGGTTTATGTTGATCAAGCTCATCGGCGGGCTGGCTTGGCTCGCCGTTTGGTCAGCCTAACCCGCGATTGGATTTTGCACGAAGGCACATATCGCACGATTTATTTGCATACCAACCCCGCAATTGCTGGAGCCGAGCAATTTTGGCGTTCGCTCCCAACCAGCGAAATCTACGATGATCGGCCTGATCAGGGCGAATTTCAAAATATCCACTTTGAAATGGATCATACAACGCCAATCATTTAATCATCAAGCGCGATTAATTCGCTTTCAGCATAGGTTAATTCACGAATAGCCGCCGCACATTCTTGCCAGCGATCTTGAGGCAATGCCAGCATCAAGGTAATATCGCTGGCAAAATCTTCACTTTCAATCACAGGATCAAATGTATTCAGCAAACGCCGCAATAATTCGTATTGATTGTAATTAATCGTCACCATACCAGTGCGCCGAATGACTTGCTCTTTGGTTGGTAAATCATTGAGGGCTTTTTGTAAGGTTCCGCTATATGCTCGAACCAAGCCGCCACTGCCTAATTTGATTCCGCCAAAATAGCGAGTTACGACTGCTGCAATATCGCCAATACCACTGCCTTGCAACACTTGCAACATCGGACGACCAGCCGTGCCAGCAGGCTCACCATCATCGGATGAGCCAATATCGGCTTGCGGGCCAAGCCCAATTTGAAACGCCCAACAATTATGGGTTGCGTCCGGATAACGCGCGGCAATCGTGGCAATCGCTTGTTTGGCTTCAGCTAAACTTGGTGCATGCACAACCGTCGCAATAAAGCGTGAATGTTTGATATCTTGTTCAAATTCATGCTCAGCTGCCGGAATTTGATAACGAGTTGGAGTCATCGAATTAACCTACTAAATTAATTGGCGTTCATAGGCAATTGCCACAGCCTCGGTGCGATTATGTGCCCCAAGCTTTTGAAAAATACTATTCAGATGAAATTTAACTGTGCGTTCGGTAATATTCAGTTGGTAGGCAATTTGCTTATTAGCAAAGCCTTGGGCTAAATGCTGCAATACTTCATGCTCACGCGGCGTTAATTCAACCAAGGTTGTATCGCGCTGCACTTGGCGCAACAATTTCGAGGCAATTAATGGGTGCAGCGTCGAGCCACCAGCATGAATCAAACGAATTGCTGCAAATAATTCATCACGCGGAGCGCCTTTGAGCAAATAGCCCTGAGCGCCAGCCCGCAC is a genomic window of Chloroflexota bacterium containing:
- a CDS encoding TylF/MycF family methyltransferase, with the translated sequence MANEAAQLYLDLLKRCIMGLVYEDQPLRNIVYEPFSINAPYTGPYSTFDREKRLNGHEWPSQAHTMLSMHRLNNIQSLVTDILEKQIPGDLIETGVWRGGATIFMRGILKAYNCNDRTVWVADSFQGFPKNEEEGLLGETESPGLPQDQHGPPPKPIQDILDLLWKGTAYDDVRQHFEQYGLLDDQVKFLKGWFCHTLHQAPIDNLALLRLDGDLYDSTYDALEALYPKVSQGGYVIVDDYATFEECYNAVHDYLESIGAEVTMQPIDEDSVFWQKL
- a CDS encoding alpha/beta fold hydrolase encodes the protein MKSPLWIEWLRKQPNAALRLFCFHYAGGTAQRAHQWTQQLAADVEICAVELPGRGKRFMEPAYTRIEHVLDDLIPAIKPLLEEKPFAFFGHSMGALVSYELSRRLQRDHQLQPQVLLVSGHAAPHIPRQSVIHQLPHQQFWDRLIQLNGTPKEVLQHPELLDLLTPILRADFAVCETYGYDDSLVLDCPMVVYGGQDDPSVAAEQLELWRNHTSNDCLVQIMAGDHFYLHNPSQHELQQHVNQQLQLMLSSANSVG
- a CDS encoding glycosyltransferase codes for the protein MRALFVLNPGIGHLNPMLPVAQILQEAGHDLAFATSPKMLPSINAKGFNTFAAGLNWLSSEMDQTFPEIFELPFAEQGQAILGSIFADAAAHPMVADLLNICQTWQPDLIVRNDFEFGSCVAAEILGIPQATISISYFLSAHALESLIGEELAYLRSTYGLAPYPTMDMLYPSLYLAFAPPSFQPKEIPTMESLRPLRFTRFSDGDLPAWVSQLPDRPTVYASMSSVFDTPTIFPMILEALRDEPINLILTVGTKQDPAQFGPQPANVYIEQYIPQALLFPYCDLFITHCPFATIMAAISHGMPLLMIPVAGEEPAGAMRAAELGLGKVLRLPKQPKEFFDQWVPEFSVESIRASVRELLQTTRYRKNAQRFQAEIQALPGPERVIELLTNLAHKP
- a CDS encoding lamin tail domain-containing protein, which gives rise to MRRWIWLLLLVGFLPRTAAAHNLCFVEVSNPYCLEEPFSDYWEDNGGLPVFGYPIAAAKAEANPDTGMSYHTQWLERNRFEVHPENAGTAYEVLLGLLGKERLQQLAREADPREAGPQAGCLWFEETGHNVCDQANGLGFKSYWQSHGLKIPGLDTYARSLQLFGLPLTGVNMETNANGDTVQTQWFERARLEWHPNNPDQFKVLLGLLGKEVYDNRWNIPQPMPTPTPIVTPTPAPPPPSFNNCQADPTVASNFPVRIVSVDKGAETVVIQNVSNAPVAIDGWKICSIRGNQLHTTLGGSLAAGETRTITSTATGPIWNNNDDDDASLYDAEGRLISFLEDEKSLP
- a CDS encoding response regulator transcription factor yields the protein MIRILVVDDHPVVREGLVAILSTQADFAVVGEASAGLQAVELCQQLQPDLVLLDLELPDLDGVAVLERLDLAATNLRVLVFTAFDTDERIIGAVRAGAQGYLLKGAPRDELFAAIRLIHAGGSTLHPLIASKLLRQVQRDTTLVELTPREHEVLQHLAQGFANKQIAYQLNITERTVKFHLNSIFQKLGAHNRTEAVAIAYERQLI
- a CDS encoding GNAT family N-acetyltransferase, encoding MSLEHRIYTLREATTADLAGARQLMLRTFEHDFGYGYITKWHADVDNLAEAYLDNPRQVLFVAVVGASNEVVGTCAVRTGGPKPPYKPEWLVERYSNAATAQLVRVYVDQAHRRAGLARRLVSLTRDWILHEGTYRTIYLHTNPAIAGAEQFWRSLPTSEIYDDRPDQGEFQNIHFEMDHTTPII
- a CDS encoding YigZ family protein — protein: MTPTRYQIPAAEHEFEQDIKHSRFIATVVHAPSLAEAKQAIATIAARYPDATHNCWAFQIGLGPQADIGSSDDGEPAGTAGRPMLQVLQGSGIGDIAAVVTRYFGGIKLGSGGLVRAYSGTLQKALNDLPTKEQVIRRTGMVTINYNQYELLRRLLNTFDPVIESEDFASDITLMLALPQDRWQECAAAIRELTYAESELIALDD